Proteins encoded together in one Oncorhynchus mykiss isolate Arlee chromosome 7, USDA_OmykA_1.1, whole genome shotgun sequence window:
- the LOC110527234 gene encoding coiled-coil domain-containing protein 14 isoform X1 produces MPKQGLARHKVISSGRLTGGRGQGSKKRGAGRPLVTSTEPAYSLYSTDSEDQVTTIHQGLDQCAALLNVILQAETAEAKPISVRGAGKTRAAKSRPLCTLGNERVDIERRKQTKRPVTQTAKKTAPVQKTILSSLSYPGMRNKVQSLAGTSEPTSDARFNCRLTTSTPTLSPQRLPPNNTLPPGPSVPLAKSGGSIIGVASVHLGGSTSTAPLASPGAVATSLPTAPLTGPVLSLLAAQPGGFVSGVGGSAAQGSFRSCGLHLGAPSVERLALSAPLPSDSSVSGESGHPVSSSCSPSRQGPPVLFSEIHPHPQPHPLANTQPQSAPDATSLDRGDQLVSTQDGGTLAREACDHMEGNAGEEEEECPVRDTSAQTCFNIQTHTQLAYTHPHTHIDPVPVQAYLQNTHPGVAPNHTHSYTRLPLALGSKGCSPEGTARQVMTVQYLLGELKALLAGQDSVAERLVCELEQTVSLLPVMVGSSNIQAEIALVLQPLRSENALLRRRLRIVNQQLRERERAEREARDVHCDTDMSALQSELNDAHTSLQELQRGNTELRQALVDTQSQLQQSEAECSRISKDVQSALGEVQGCNHRLQECQKENAALALNTQKRETEIHTLQEHLRALQVPVTEFPAVTDIPTSRLPLTKRALDQYQDQQGPSDHPVSQYLWSLEQKGCGSVSLPCKGPECHYTHQQDFSVCTPGGQSVCASADQEVGLCVALERKATPPLAFAPLRETVRSPLPVEGLPLPVMSQRGGGSPLTVMMSQRGGGPQGLQSLSVALEGFPQLKSLLSNLHQSNGLCSNGAGHSDLSQSHRRRLDMDMASPGKGRNSSLDSTGLSLCEVRSLASDWSAGSSSTFDTRDEQEFRNGLAALDASIASLQRTIKQDLKR; encoded by the exons ATGCCAAAGCAAGGGCTTGCTAGACACAAG GTGATATCCTCTGGAAGACTGACTGGTGGGAGGGGCCAGGGCTCAAAGAAGAG GGGAGCAGGGCGTCCACTAGTCACTTCTACTGAGCCGGCTTATTCCCTCTACTCCACAGACTCAGAGGACCAG GTGACAACCATTCACCAGGGTCTGGATCAGTGTGCTGCGCTGCTCAATGTCATTCTCCAGGCAGAGACGGCAG AGGCCAAGCCAATCTCCGTCAGGGGAGCAGGGAAGACTCGAGCCGCCAAATCCCGACCGCTGTGCACTCTGGGAAATGAGAGGGTAGACATAGAGAGGAGGAAGCAGACAAAGAGACCTGTCACTCAGACTGCTAAAAAAACAG CTCCCGTGCAGAAGACGATCCTGTCATCCCTGTCGTATCCTGGGATGAGGAACAAAGTTCAGAGTTTGGCCGGAACGTCAGAGCCGACGTCAGATGCTCGGTTTAACTGTCGCCTGACCACTTCCACCCCCACCCTGAGTCCCCAAAGACTCCCCCCTAACAACACACTCCCCCCAGGCCCCTCAGTCCCTCTAGCCAAGTCTGGAGGCTCCATCATTGGGGTGGCATCAGTCCACCTGGGGGGCTCTACCTCCACAGCTCCGTTAGCTTCTCCTGGAGCTGTAGCTACCTCCCTAcccacagcccctctcacaggACCAGTGCTCTCTCTCCTCGCAGCCCAGCCAGGAGGCTTTGTCTCTGGGGTTGGAGGTTCGGCTGCCCAGGGGAGCTTCAGGTCCTGTGGCCTGCACCTCGGTGCTCCCTCTGTGGAGAGGCTAGCCCTGTCTGCCCCCCTGCCCTCTGACAGCTCTGTGTCTGGAGAAAGTGGACATCCAGTCTCAtcttcctgctctccctctcgtCAGGGACCACCAGTACTCTTCTCTGAAATTCATCCTCACCCCCAACCTCACCCCCTTGCCAACACTCAACCACAGTCTGCCCCAGATGCTACATCCCTGGACAGGGGGGACCAGCTGGTTTCTACCCAGGATGGAGGGACCTTAGCCAGGGAGGCTTGCGACCACATGGAGGGtaacgctggagaggaggaagaggagtgtcCAGTGAGAGACACCAGCGCCCAGACCTGCtttaacatacaaacacacacccagctggcatacacacacccacacacacacatagatccAGTGCCTGTACAGGCATACTtacaaaacacacatccaggtGTGGCTCCCAAccacacacactcgtacacacGCCTGCCGCTGGCGCTGGGCTCTAAGGGCTGTAGTCCAGAGGGAACCGCTCGGCAGGTGATGACTGTTCAGTACCTCCTTGGAGAGTTGAAGGCTCTGCTCGCTGGCCAag aCAGTGTAGCAGAGCGTCTGGTGTGTGAGCTGGAGCAGACAGTGTCTCTACTTCCTGTCATGGTGGGCAGCTCTAACATCCAGGCTGAGATTGCTCTGGTCCTGCAACCTCTACGCAGTGAGAACGCACTGCTACGCAG GCGTCTGAGGATAGTGAACCAACAGTtgcgggagagagagcgagcagagaggGAGGCCAGAGATGTCCACTGTGACACTGACA TGTCGGCTCTGCAGTCGGAGCTCAACGATGCTCACACAAGCCTGCAAGAGCTGCAGCGCGGCAACACTGAGCTACGGCAAGCCCTGGTGGACACACAGAGCCAGCTGCAGCAGAGTGAGGCGGAGTGCAGTCGTATCAGTAAAG acgTGCAGTCTGCTCTGGGTGAGGTGCAGGGCTGTAACCACAGGCTGCAGGAGTGTCAGAAGGAGAATGCTGCACTGGCACTCAATACccagaagagggagacagagatccACACACTACAGGAGcacctcag agctctacaggTCCCTGTCACTGAGTTTCCTGCTGTGACTGACATCCCTACGTCCCGCCTCCCTCTCACTAAACGAGCTCTGGACCAATACCAGGACCAGCAGGGTCCGTCAGACCACCCAGTCAGCCAATACCTGTGGTCGTTGGAGCAGAAGGGGTGTGGTTCTGTCTCCCTGCCCTGTAAAGGCCCTGAGTGCCACTACACACACCAGCAGGACTTCAGTGTGTGTACACCAggtggtcagagtgtgtgtgcgtctgcggATCAGGAAGTGGGTCTGTGTGTGGCTCTGGAAAGAAAAGCCACCCCACCTTTGGCCTTCGCCCCACTGAGAGAGACTGTGAGGTCACCACTTCCTGTTGAGGGGTTACCGCttcctgtgatgtcacagagaggaggggggtcaCCACTTACTGTGATGATgtcacagagaggaggaggaccacAGGGTCTTCAGAGCCTTAGTGTTGCCCTCGAGGGTTTCCCTCAATTAAAAAGCCTATTATCTAATCTCCACCAATCAAACGGACTCTGCTCTAATGGCGCTGGACACTCTGACCTGTCCCAGAGTCACCGGCGCCGTCTGGACATGGATATGGCATCACCGGGCAAGGGGCGGAACTCTTCGCTTGACTCCACTGGCCTCTCCTTATGTGAGGTCAGATCCTTGGCTTCTGATTGGAGTGCAGGGTCAAGCTCGACCTTTGACACGCGTGACGAACAGGAGTTCCGGAACGGGCTGGCCGCTCTGGATGCCAGCATTGCCAGCTTGCAGAGAACTATAAAGCAGGACCTCAAGCGataa
- the LOC110527234 gene encoding uncharacterized protein LOC110527234 isoform X2, translating into MPKQGLARHKVISSGRLTGGRGQGSKKRGAGRPLVTSTEPAYSLYSTDSEDQVTTIHQGLDQCAALLNVILQAETAEAKPISVRGAGKTRAAKSRPLCTLGNERVDIERRKQTKRPVTQTAKKTAPVQKTILSSLSYPGMRNKVQSLAGTSEPTSDARFNCRLTTSTPTLSPQRLPPNNTLPPGPSVPLAKSGGSIIGVASVHLGGSTSTAPLASPGAVATSLPTAPLTGPVLSLLAAQPGGFVSGVGGSAAQGSFRSCGLHLGAPSVERLALSAPLPSDSSVSGESGHPVSSSCSPSRQGPPVLFSEIHPHPQPHPLANTQPQSAPDATSLDRGDQLVSTQDGGTLAREACDHMEGNAGEEEEECPVRDTSAQTCFNIQTHTQLAYTHPHTHIDPVPVQAYLQNTHPGVAPNHTHSYTRLPLALGSKGCSPEGTARQVMTVQYLLGELKALLAGQDSVAERLVCELEQTVSLLPVMVGSSNIQAEIALVLQPLRSENALLRRRLRIVNQQLRERERAEREARDVHCDTDMSALQSELNDAHTSLQELQRGNTELRQALVDTQSQLQQSEAECSRISKDVQSALGEVQGCNHRLQECQKENAALALNTQKRETEIHTLQEHLRALQVPVTEFPAVTDIPTSRLPLTKRALDQYQDQQGPSDHPVSQYLWSLEQKGCGSVSLPCKGPECHYTHQQDFSVCTPGGQSVCASADQEVGLCVALERKATPPLAFAPLRETVRSPLPVEGLPLTVMMSQRGGGPQGLQSLSVALEGFPQLKSLLSNLHQSNGLCSNGAGHSDLSQSHRRRLDMDMASPGKGRNSSLDSTGLSLCEVRSLASDWSAGSSSTFDTRDEQEFRNGLAALDASIASLQRTIKQDLKR; encoded by the exons ATGCCAAAGCAAGGGCTTGCTAGACACAAG GTGATATCCTCTGGAAGACTGACTGGTGGGAGGGGCCAGGGCTCAAAGAAGAG GGGAGCAGGGCGTCCACTAGTCACTTCTACTGAGCCGGCTTATTCCCTCTACTCCACAGACTCAGAGGACCAG GTGACAACCATTCACCAGGGTCTGGATCAGTGTGCTGCGCTGCTCAATGTCATTCTCCAGGCAGAGACGGCAG AGGCCAAGCCAATCTCCGTCAGGGGAGCAGGGAAGACTCGAGCCGCCAAATCCCGACCGCTGTGCACTCTGGGAAATGAGAGGGTAGACATAGAGAGGAGGAAGCAGACAAAGAGACCTGTCACTCAGACTGCTAAAAAAACAG CTCCCGTGCAGAAGACGATCCTGTCATCCCTGTCGTATCCTGGGATGAGGAACAAAGTTCAGAGTTTGGCCGGAACGTCAGAGCCGACGTCAGATGCTCGGTTTAACTGTCGCCTGACCACTTCCACCCCCACCCTGAGTCCCCAAAGACTCCCCCCTAACAACACACTCCCCCCAGGCCCCTCAGTCCCTCTAGCCAAGTCTGGAGGCTCCATCATTGGGGTGGCATCAGTCCACCTGGGGGGCTCTACCTCCACAGCTCCGTTAGCTTCTCCTGGAGCTGTAGCTACCTCCCTAcccacagcccctctcacaggACCAGTGCTCTCTCTCCTCGCAGCCCAGCCAGGAGGCTTTGTCTCTGGGGTTGGAGGTTCGGCTGCCCAGGGGAGCTTCAGGTCCTGTGGCCTGCACCTCGGTGCTCCCTCTGTGGAGAGGCTAGCCCTGTCTGCCCCCCTGCCCTCTGACAGCTCTGTGTCTGGAGAAAGTGGACATCCAGTCTCAtcttcctgctctccctctcgtCAGGGACCACCAGTACTCTTCTCTGAAATTCATCCTCACCCCCAACCTCACCCCCTTGCCAACACTCAACCACAGTCTGCCCCAGATGCTACATCCCTGGACAGGGGGGACCAGCTGGTTTCTACCCAGGATGGAGGGACCTTAGCCAGGGAGGCTTGCGACCACATGGAGGGtaacgctggagaggaggaagaggagtgtcCAGTGAGAGACACCAGCGCCCAGACCTGCtttaacatacaaacacacacccagctggcatacacacacccacacacacacatagatccAGTGCCTGTACAGGCATACTtacaaaacacacatccaggtGTGGCTCCCAAccacacacactcgtacacacGCCTGCCGCTGGCGCTGGGCTCTAAGGGCTGTAGTCCAGAGGGAACCGCTCGGCAGGTGATGACTGTTCAGTACCTCCTTGGAGAGTTGAAGGCTCTGCTCGCTGGCCAag aCAGTGTAGCAGAGCGTCTGGTGTGTGAGCTGGAGCAGACAGTGTCTCTACTTCCTGTCATGGTGGGCAGCTCTAACATCCAGGCTGAGATTGCTCTGGTCCTGCAACCTCTACGCAGTGAGAACGCACTGCTACGCAG GCGTCTGAGGATAGTGAACCAACAGTtgcgggagagagagcgagcagagaggGAGGCCAGAGATGTCCACTGTGACACTGACA TGTCGGCTCTGCAGTCGGAGCTCAACGATGCTCACACAAGCCTGCAAGAGCTGCAGCGCGGCAACACTGAGCTACGGCAAGCCCTGGTGGACACACAGAGCCAGCTGCAGCAGAGTGAGGCGGAGTGCAGTCGTATCAGTAAAG acgTGCAGTCTGCTCTGGGTGAGGTGCAGGGCTGTAACCACAGGCTGCAGGAGTGTCAGAAGGAGAATGCTGCACTGGCACTCAATACccagaagagggagacagagatccACACACTACAGGAGcacctcag agctctacaggTCCCTGTCACTGAGTTTCCTGCTGTGACTGACATCCCTACGTCCCGCCTCCCTCTCACTAAACGAGCTCTGGACCAATACCAGGACCAGCAGGGTCCGTCAGACCACCCAGTCAGCCAATACCTGTGGTCGTTGGAGCAGAAGGGGTGTGGTTCTGTCTCCCTGCCCTGTAAAGGCCCTGAGTGCCACTACACACACCAGCAGGACTTCAGTGTGTGTACACCAggtggtcagagtgtgtgtgcgtctgcggATCAGGAAGTGGGTCTGTGTGTGGCTCTGGAAAGAAAAGCCACCCCACCTTTGGCCTTCGCCCCACTGAGAGAGACTGTGAGGTCACCACTTCCTGTTGAGGGGTT aCCACTTACTGTGATGATgtcacagagaggaggaggaccacAGGGTCTTCAGAGCCTTAGTGTTGCCCTCGAGGGTTTCCCTCAATTAAAAAGCCTATTATCTAATCTCCACCAATCAAACGGACTCTGCTCTAATGGCGCTGGACACTCTGACCTGTCCCAGAGTCACCGGCGCCGTCTGGACATGGATATGGCATCACCGGGCAAGGGGCGGAACTCTTCGCTTGACTCCACTGGCCTCTCCTTATGTGAGGTCAGATCCTTGGCTTCTGATTGGAGTGCAGGGTCAAGCTCGACCTTTGACACGCGTGACGAACAGGAGTTCCGGAACGGGCTGGCCGCTCTGGATGCCAGCATTGCCAGCTTGCAGAGAACTATAAAGCAGGACCTCAAGCGataa